DNA sequence from the Piliocolobus tephrosceles isolate RC106 chromosome 9, ASM277652v3, whole genome shotgun sequence genome:
aaatcataAAGCAGGGTATGCAGTAGTTACTCTGAACTATATTGTTGAGAGCACACCTCTCTCCTCTGGCACAAGTGCTCAACTGGTCAAACTAATCACCCTCATGAGAGCACTCGAattaagcaaaggaaaaacagtTAACATTTATACTGATTCTAAGTATCCTTTCCTAGTCTCCTTACCCATGCCACTATCTGGAAAGAGAGGAACTTCCTCACAGCTAATGGGTATCATTAAATGCCATGAGGAAATTAACAGACTATTTTGCTCAGTTTTCCTCCCACGGGAAGTGGCAGTAATACATTGTAAAGGCCACCAAAGAGGGACGGATGAAATAGCTGAGAGAAACAGGCTGGCAGACTGAGCAGCTAAATCAGCAGCAAGGGGGCCCCAGGTCTCTGACCCACTTGAAGCCCCACTGATCTGGGAGGGCCCcatcagagaaataaaacctCAATACTCTCCTGTGGAAATAGAATGGGCCACCTCTTGGGATGGTATGCTTTATCTACCAGCTGGCAACCAATGAAAAGTTCTTAAAAGCCTTCTCCAGGCCTTCCACCTAGGTAAAGACAAAACCTATCAACTGGCTCAAGttgttctcagataaaaacctgaTACAAACAGTTAAACAGGTTGTTAATGCTTGCACGACCTGCCTTAAAAACAATCCCCTTAATTAACAGCATCTTCTCCAAGGCTACCTGGGGGAAGACTGGCAAATGGATTTCACCCGTATGCCAAAGGCAAGGGGCATCCTGTACCTCCTAGTATGGATAGATACCTTCACTAACTGAGTAGAAGCATTTCCACGTCAGACAGAGAAAGCCTCTGAGGTGATAATAGTACTAATCAATGAGATAATTCCTCACTTTGGACTCCCTAAGTACCTCCAGAGCAATACTGGCCCCTCATTCAAGGCAGCTGTCACCCAGGGGGGTCTCAAAGGCACTAGGCATACAATACAGTTCCTGAGGAGACCACAATCCTCAGGAAAGGTGGAAAAGACAAATGATATTATCAAAAGGCACCTGAAGAAACTGTCTCAGGAGACTCATCTCCCCTGGACTACTCTTCTTTCCATAGTCCTGCTATGTATCAGAAACACTTTTTCAAGGCTGGGTTTGAGTCCCTTTGAGACTATGTATGGATGGTCTTTTCTCACGAATGATTTCTTGCTAGACCAAGAAACCTCTGATTTAATTAAGCACAAACCTCTTTGGTCCATTTCCAACAGAAACTGAAACAACTGTTGAAGGCCCAGTCCCGTGAACCAGGTCCACCTCTATTCAACCCAGGGGACCTAGTACTGGTAAAGGTACTTCTTTACCTTTCTCCCTCAATATGCCCTGGTTGGGAGGGACCTTGCACTGTACTTCTTTCCACTCCTACAGCGGTGAAGGTCAAGGTCACCAGAATAGACTCTTGGATTCAGTATACGAGGAAAGGCCTGGGAAGCCAACAGAGTCACCTCTTTCAACCTAGAAGAGCACCCAAAATACCATTGTGAAGAGATCAGGAAATTCAagctaaaaatcacaaaagataaGTGTTAATTAACATTCCATGTATGTTCTCTTTATAGTCTTGCCTATGCTTGCTGTTCCTACCTTTGTTCTCTTCTATACCATGGGGTACAATAGTGTTTTCAGGGTAATTAGTACattttacttcttatttctgTGTCTTTGGCACTGGATTATTTCCTTGCATAATACACACTTTTAATCCATGCCTATTTAACCTTATaaaactcttttttcctttctcacttagAGGTCATCAAACTCAGGATGTTCAGGCAATCAGAGCCTCAGATGATGGCTCCCCTTTGCCAGGGTCCCTTAGATAGACCTCTGGGAGGAATCTGACTGACATTTTCCCCAAAACAACTCCCCCTGTCAGCATGAAGTGGCTAAGACTGCTCATCGTCCATATTCTAATAGCAGTCAGATGTGCCTCTTCAGAGTGGGGAAATGATAGTGATGGGAGACAGCGAAACACTGGGTAGAAAAAGGGTGGTTCCCCaacaaaggccccaccctcaagcctgaagACCCATGGCCCTAAATGGGAAAAGACATTTCTGTTTTATGaccaaaaagttgccttttggcctgccacAACCCCTATCCTGCAACCACATAAACCCTGaaccccaggctccagaagcagaCCAACAGACCAGCAGACAAGCAAATGGACAGTGGAACGATGtgtcagagagagacagagagaagaggaggaacatCTGAACACTGAGGGGAGTTTGCACAGAGGTGATCAGGGAAGATACTAGTTACTGGGTGGCCCACCTCCAAGGGAAgatcaccttcccactccattcccCTTTCCGGCCCCCAATCCATttcactgagagccacctccacacTCAATAAAATCTTGTACTCATCCTTCAAGCCCACATGTCATCTGATTCTTCCAGGATGCTGGGTGAAActtgggatacagaaagctgtcacactggccttCTGCCCTTAtgataaggcagagggtccattgagctgattaacacttAAGCCACCTGTGTATGCAAAGCTGAAAGAGCTTTGTAACACAagggttacaggcacccatccCTGGACACTACCGTGGGGCCGGACCACAAAGCACTCACCCCAGCCTCTacacctgcccatctgcatgctccccctaggAGTTTGAGCAGTGGGGCAACCAATCAGGTGAGCCACACCCCTGCCATGCATCCTGTGAGGGGGATCAGGGGACTCTCCTGTTTCAAAGGGGTACAGAGTGGAGGCCATGCACATGCCCTAAGGACAGTGCATGGGCTTCTCTGCATATTTGAGGCCTCTCTCTTAGTGCTGAGGGGACCTTTCCCCTGACACCTTTTCCAGCTGCCCTGGGTGCTAGCAGTAGGAGGAGGCTGTTTGTGACTGCTGGTTCTTTCTGTCACTTTGGATCATCACAGCACTCTATGAGCTGTACAGAGAGTAAATCCCCATTCCATACTTCAGTCAACTGAGGCTGACAGGGATTAGATGGATTGCCAAAATTGTCTAGAAATCCTTTTTCCAGCTCAGTCCTCTGCTAGAACCTTCCCAGAGTCAGAGGAACATGCTTATTCTACCTGTACCTGAAGACAAGGGAATGCACAAATTAATTTACTAATCATGGATATATTTCAAGATCACTTATAATGTCAGAATCTAAGGGACAGCTCAGTCACATGAAGGGGATGGAAGTTGAGGCTTTTCTTTCCTGAGGCTGCCAGTAAACTAAgcaaatatgtgtgtatgcattatatacatatgtacacacacatatatattacattgaTGCCTCTCTAATAATgccattttattcttaaaaagaatAACACAATAAATATCTTTCTGTTGCCTAGAAATAGCATCCAATTTGCCTTAAAAATCAcgttacttgtttttattttcatttttgccaatGCAGCCCTGTCACCTTTCTGCCCTAAACATTTTGAACTTTTCAAACCCTAGAGAAACACATCATGCTTTACTGAGGTTTTGAGGAGTGGGAGAGAGGTTTTCCCATTCTGCACCTTGGAGGGATTGAAACTGGCAAGTAGCAGCAACTGTCTTCAAAGAAATAGGCTAAGGAACACACACgtgcagacacacaaacacacattctcTTACTTTGCACCAATAAGATCATACTACATATACTCTTCTACAAttagtgttttcttttatatatccCAGCCATCTTTTCAGATTGACACATAGGGATATAATCGTAACTATAGTCTTTTCttggagtttgtttgtttttacttctggtaatgtattctttattctctttttaatttaaaaaatgttatttttgacacaattattttgcatatgtatgGGCACAGTGGactattttgatacatgtatgtaATGCGCAATGATGAAATCAAGGTAAgcagcatatccatcacctcaaaaacTTATCATTGTTTTGTGTTgataacattcaaaatcctctcaaGTATACAGTAATTTTTTGGTTGGCTATGCTCACCCTACAGTGCTAAAGAAGGCTACAACTCAtttctcctatctagctgtaattttatacCCGTTGCCCCACCTTTCCCATTTCTCATTCCCCTTAatcttcccagcctctaatacATTCTCTTCTACTGTTTGCTTACTGTTCTATGTTTACTTCTACGATATTAGCTAAGTTTTCTTAGCatccacaaatgagtgagaacatactgtgtttaattttcttttcctggctgtatttcacttaacataatggtttatccatgttgccatgaatggcagaattttattctttcctaTGGATGAActgtattccattgtgtttagttactacattttaaaaaaattcattaattcactgatagacacttaggttgattccatatcttggctattatgaatagctCTGCAATAAACACAGGAAGGCAGATACCTCTTTAACATACTGGATTCCTTTTCTTtgaatacccagtagtgggattgctagatcatatgatagttctagtTTTAGGTTTTCGAGAAAGCTTCATTTTGTTCTCCACAATGGCTGTAGTACTTTCCATTTCCACCAagagtgtataagagttcccttttctctgtaccCGCAccagtatttattcttttttgtcttattgATAAAAGGCAGTCTACCTGGGgtgagataatttatttttgtttataaacagTTGTTTATAAAGGTCTTTAATGatcctttgtctttctgtgatatcagttatataatgtctcctttcttgtttctgatttttatataggtcttctctttttttcttacttttctagctaatggtttgtcaATTATGTTTATTTGTTCAAAAACCCAACTtttcagctaggcatggtggctcatacatgtaattccagcactgagGCTGAAAcggaagggtcacttgaggccaggagtttgaaacgaGCCTGGGAAATACAGCAAAAACTCATCtttgaaaagctaaaaaaaaaaaaaaaaaaaaaaaaaatttagcctgatgtgatgacacatgcctgtagtcccagctactcagaattaCTGAgtcaagaggatcacttgagcacaggagtcgaaggctgcagttagccatgatcatgctgagaggtgacaatgtgttAGCAGCCCTCGCTCACTCTCGCCACCTCCTCAGCCTCGGCGTCTGCCCTAACGGCGCTCCAGGAGCCTTTCAGCCCACCGCTGCGCTGTGGgggcccctctctggggctggccAAGGCCAGAGCTGGCTTCCTCTGTTCGtgtggaggtgtggagggagaggcacaggCGGGAGCCGGGGCTGCGCGCCGCCCGTGCGGGCAGGCGCGGGTTCCGGGTGGGCATGGACTGGGCTTGATGGAGGGacgagctccctctgggctgccagTGTGCCCGGGCTAGGTGCCACAAAGTCCTGGGAAGAGtgccagtgagaggtgaagctggctgggcttctgggatgGGTAGGGGCTCCTAGAACttctctgtctagctaaaggtttgtaaacgcactaGTCAGCACTCttgtgtctagctaaaagtttgtaaatgcaccaatcagcactctgtgtctagctaaaggtttgtaaatgcaccaatcagcctctgtgtctagctaatctggggacttggagaacttttgtgtctaactaaaggattataaactcaccagtcagcactctgccaaaacggaccaatcagctctctgtaaaacgaacaaatcagctctctgtaaaatggaccaatcagcaggatgtgggtggggccagataagggaatacaagcaggctgcctgagccagcagtggcaatTTAGgcccccttccacactgtggaaggtttgttctttagctcttcacaataaatcttgttgctgctcactctttgggtccgtgcggcctttatgagctgtaacactcactgcaaaggtctgcagcctcactcctgaggccagcgagaCTGCGAACCCACCTGAAGGAACCAACAACTCCAGacactgcctttaagagctgttaACACTCACCTCggaggtctgcagcttcactcctgaagtcagtgagaccacgaacccaccagaaggaagaaactctgggcacatctgaacatctgaaggaacaaactctggacacaccatctttaaaagctgtaacactcaccgtgagggttcatggcttcattcttgaagtcagcgagaccaagaacccaccaattccggacacaatgccactgcactccatcctgggtgacagagcaagatcttgtctcaaacaaacaaacaaaaaattccccaacttttcattttgttggcaTTTTGTGCTGCTTTTTTAGTCTACTTTTTGCTTATTTccgcacatttttttttctttttttgagacagagtctcactctgttgcccagactagagtacagtggtgcgatcttggttcacagTAACATCTGCTtaccgtgttcaagcaattctcctgcctcagcctcctgagtagctgggattacaggcgtccaccaccacgtccagctaatttttttgtatttttagtagctgtGGGGTTTCAACATGGTCAgactgtctcaaactcctgacgtcaggtgatccactcacctctgcctcccaaagtgctgggattacaggtgtgagcaactgcacccagcctctgctccaaattaaaaaatttctctcgttctactaatttggggtttggcttttttcttgcttttatagtttcttaagatgaattttaggtttttatctgaaatctttctacttttctgatgtaggcatgtaatgttataaatttccctgttaCTACTGCTTTTGTTGTCTACCACAGGTTTTGgtttgttgtgtttctattttcatttgtttccagaaatttttaaatttccttcctactccattgtggtcagaaaaggttcttgatatcattttaatattttcattcattgatACTTACTTTGTAGCCTAAAACGGTGTATCctaaagaatgttccatgtgctgataagAAGAATGGGTATTCTGTAGCTGTCAGATGAAATGTTCTgcaaatgtctattaggtccatttggtctgcAACACAGTTTAAACCAACTTTTTTTGGTAGATGTTCTGTCTAAATGATCTAACAATGCAGACAGTAAACTGTTGAAGTCCccaattattattgtattggagtctgtCTCTCCTTTTacatctaataatatttgcttttaccTTGGTGTTCTGGTgttggatacatatatatttacaattgtcatATCCTTTTGATGCAGAGAAGTATGTGGACATTCAGGTCTTCAGAAAGGAATGATGATTCCTGATATTTCGGAATGGCCCAGAGGTGACAGAAGTGTACACAATCCACTCCTAATGACTTAGGAAAGCAAGGTCTTTGCCTATTCTTGCTTTCTATTGAATCCCAGGAAATGGCACCATTTCTGGCAATAAGTAATTGTTAAATAGATGAATGAGTACATGGATGAGAGCCTAGAAGAGAATTTAGAAAATTGCAattggaagaggaagagaagacacagagaggcagagatggaGAGGCTGGGGAAAGTCCGGTGGCAGACAGCGCAGGTGAGGGAGGTGGCTTAGAGACAAAGCAGTCAGTGGCCTGACCCGGAATCCTCTGCTACCAGCCCTTAGTCTACAGGGGTCCATACTGGCAGTAGGAGAGAAGGTCTTCTCCACCAATGGACGGTCCATCACTTTTGATGCCATTCGGAAGGCACGCCCCAAAGCAGGCGGCTGCATTGCTGTCCCCAGGAGTCCAGAGGAAAACGAGGCCGTTGCAAGCTTCGTGAAGAAGTACAACACGTATGCCTATGTGGGCCTGACTGAGGGTCCACGCCCTGGAGACTTCTGCTACTCAGATGGGACCCCTGTAAACTACACCAACTGGTACCCAGGGAAGCCCGCGGGTCAGGGAACAGAGCAATGTGTGGAGATGTACACAGACGGGCGGTGGAATGACAGGACCTGCCTGTGCAACCGACTGACAATCTGTGAGTTCTAAGAAGCATTTATGCCATGGGACAGGGAGGATCCTGTCTGGCCTTCGGTTTCCATCCCCAGGATCCACTTGGTCTGTGAGATGCTGGAACTCCCTTTCAACAGAATTCACTTGTGGCTATTAGGGCTGAAGGCATCTTTAACCCTTTTATTCCCCTGATGGGCCCTGACTCTTCCCCAGAATCACTGGCCATCCTTGACACTCCCCTTGCAAACCCTCCCagcactgtctcccaggcagcCATTCCTAGCCTTGGCCTTTGGCATGAGATGGAGCCCTCCTTATTCCCCATCTGGTCCAGTTCCTTCACTTACAGATGGCAGCAGTGAGGTCTTGGAGTAGAAGGACCCTTTGACGTCTCACAGAGTGCCTGCCTCCTGATGCCCTTAGCTCTCCCTCTGCAGCCCACTGCCTGCCCAGTGCCATCAGGATGAGCAGTCCTGGCCAAGTATAATGACAGAGAGAGGCAGACTTCAAAGAAGCCCTGACTGTACAGAGGTAAGGCTGCAGTGGAGATTCTCTGGCACTCTGAGGTCTCCAGGGCAGGCCTGGTCAGGTTCTCCAGGTGGTCAGAGGGCCCAGTGGTGCCCCAGCATGGTGGTGTCCAAGCCAACCCTGTGACTGACATGTACAATTCATTCCTTTGAGTCTTTGGATGCCAACTCAGCTGCCAACTCAGCCCCCTGACCTGAAGACAGCCGGCCTAGGCCTCTAGGGAAGAGCCCCCCAACTGCAGACGTAATCCAAGTAACTTTCTGCTGATGAACGACTCTGTACCCCACTTCAGACTTAAGTAGGCATTCacaccacccctccccccacaccACCGGCTCCACTTTTCCCTTTCATTAATCCATTCACCCAGATAATCATTAAAATTAACGTGGGTCAGGTCTTAGGATGTGTCATGGGGTAGGCAAGGTAACTGGTGACTCTTGGGGATTTTTTCCTTGAGCTTATgtgttcatctataaaatggggatgaaatACTTGTTGCTGTCCCAATTATTACCATCCCCCCAGCTAGCAAAATTACTACCAGAGCTGTTACTACACACAGAGGCTATTGACCGAGCACATATCACGCACCACACATCTTGACAAGCAATTCTAATATGGCTTATTATTCAATCTTCACACAATATCATGGGACCAgtattgttttctccattttttttataaggacactgaaACTTGGAGGAGTGAAATGTTTTGAGTATTATTCTAGAGAGCAAATGGCAGAGGCTGGATCCAAACCCATCTTCCTGGATCTGAAGTTCATGCTCCCAGCCACCCCACCCCTGAGCTGAACAAAGATGATTTAAGTGTATGTAATAAATCATGAATGTGTTTATATGTTTCCTCTGCTCTGGTTCCAAGAAATatcacatttctgtatttttgtaaatCGAATGAACTCTGGCTCTGAGCCCTCACTTGCCTGAATATTGGAAAATTCAATCTCAAGATGTGCTTTCTTTGTTTGATGGGAGGGGCCCCCTACTCTCCTCCCTTTGATGGTGCAGGGGGATGGGGAGCTACAGACACCATTTGGAAGAACACATGGGCATCATGAATCCACATGGTCCATTTGTGGGTGGGGATACCATGCCTTCTGTCCTCCATGCAGCCACCTGAATGATTTCTGCAGCCCAGCAGTGATGGTGGCACTCAGGGCTCAGTCCCGGGCCTCAGTGATTCATCCTAATCTCAGGTCTGCATGGAATGGGACCACGCTTCCATACCCCAGGGCTGCGCGGGAATGAGACCATGTCCCTTCTTGCTTGAGGAGGCAGCCACATGTGTGTCCCACCTCCCATTTCTCCCCTGTAACACCCTCCCAGAAAGGCTCCCACTTCTCCACCCCAGTACCTGTGAACACTCTTCTTCggcatttattgtttttcttgggTGCAAGGAATTCCTGAATCTACACTCAGAAAACCAATGAGTATGAGGGGAACAATTTCTCAGTCTTTTATGAAGGAAGCATTTTAATCTGATCACCATTCCGCATGCACTTAGGATGCAGCACACAAATTATTGAGTCCTcctccaaattattttaaaaagaaggagaaggataTACAGATattccttgacttatgatggggttatatCATGATAAATACATTGCAAGATGAAAATACCATAAGTTGGGAATGCACTTAATACACGTAACCTACCAAAAATCATAGCTTAACTTAAACTACCTTAAACATGCCCAGAACACTACATTAGCCTGTagctgggcaaaatcatctaatacatggcctattttataataaggtGTTGACTATCTCATGGACTTTTTTGAATACTGTACTGGAAGTGAATGAAGGATTGTATGTGTACTCAAAGTATGGCTTCTACTGAATTCACATCACTTTTGAATCATTGTAAAGTTGATAAATTGTAAGTTAAACCATCAAAAATCCAGGACCATGTGTATTCCCAATTTTATAGATAAATACTTCAAGCCTCTGAAAATTGATATCTTCTTGTTTCTTATTaggattatttttactttctttatgcttttatttgctattgttactatttttataagatttcaaattaattattgctgatttgttaaaaaaaaaaaactcttaatttCTGTTGATCTTATACCCAACCATCTTTTGGATGCTCATTTTCCCACTAATATTTCTAATATAACTGattctgttttttatatatatatatatatattttttttttattattattatactttaagttctagggtacatgtgcacaacatgcaggtttgttacatggttatacatgtgccatgttggtttgctgcatccctcaaatttcatttacattagatatttctcctaatgctatccctccacctggcccccacccccaaaccggacccagcgtgtgatgttccccaccctgtgtccatgtgttctcattgttcaacccccacctatgagtgagaacatgcggtgtttgattttctgtccttgtgatagtttgcttagaatgatggtttccagctttatccatgtccctgcaaaggaaatgaactcattcttttttatggctgcatagtattccatggtgcatatgtgccacattttcttaatccattctatcattgattgacatttgggttggttccaagtcttcgctattgtggatagtgctgcaataaacatatgtgtgcacatgtctttgtagtagcatgatttataatcctttgggtatatacccagtaatgagattgctaggtcaaatggtatttctagttctag
Encoded proteins:
- the LOC111537970 gene encoding pulmonary surfactant-associated protein A-like, with the translated sequence MIMLRGDNVLAALAHSRHLLSLGVCPNGAPGAFQPTAALWGPLSGAGQGQSWLPLFVWRCGGRGTGGSRGCAPPVRAGAGSGWAWTGLDGGTSSLWAASVPGLALSLQGSILAVGEKVFSTNGRSITFDAIRKARPKAGGCIAVPRSPEENEAVASFVKKYNTYAYVGLTEGPRPGDFCYSDGTPVNYTNWYPGKPAGQGTEQCVEMYTDGRWNDRTCLCNRLTICEF